One Deltaproteobacteria bacterium genomic window carries:
- a CDS encoding VOC family protein: MSTREDRQRRLSVNRGVVKPRQLAHVVRRTARFDELVRWYCTVLGAEVVHSDGVLAFLTYDDEHHRIAIASIPGLEEQPMMAAGTDHIAFSYADLGDLLHTFRCLKAAGIEPYWCINRGPTTSLYYKDPDGNRVELQVDSMPSARAIDAWMRSGEFSANPIGVIFDPEELVARYEAGEPIETLTARPPLPEGTGPVDMLRF; the protein is encoded by the coding sequence ATGAGCACTCGGGAAGACCGCCAACGTCGGCTGTCCGTGAATCGCGGCGTGGTGAAGCCGCGCCAGCTTGCACACGTCGTGCGTCGTACCGCGCGCTTCGACGAGTTGGTACGTTGGTATTGCACTGTCCTCGGCGCCGAGGTGGTGCACTCCGACGGCGTACTCGCCTTTCTCACTTACGACGACGAGCACCATCGGATCGCCATCGCGAGTATTCCTGGGCTCGAAGAGCAGCCAATGATGGCTGCTGGCACCGATCACATCGCGTTCAGCTACGCGGATCTCGGCGATCTGTTGCACACCTTCCGGTGCCTCAAGGCAGCCGGTATCGAGCCGTACTGGTGCATCAACCGCGGGCCGACCACCTCGCTGTACTACAAGGATCCCGACGGCAACCGCGTCGAGCTGCAGGTCGACAGCATGCCCTCCGCCCGGGCGATTGACGCCTGGATGCGCAGCGGCGAGTTCTCCGCCAATCCGATCGGCGTGATCTTTGATCCGGAGGAACTCGTCGCGCGCTACGAGGCCGGCGAGCCGATCGAGACACTCACGGCGCGACCGCCGCTTCCCGAGGGCACAGGCCCGGTCGACATGCTCCGCTTCTGA
- a CDS encoding pyridoxamine 5'-phosphate oxidase family protein has translation MHLLPWPVEPFTTPTDRDMLPSERRTFVRTHRTCVFGNARRLDGPAMSIVYYVPTDGDELLVSTMRGRAKAKAVARNGKVSLCILDERWPFAYLQVYCDARVETDPELVVDVMMAVAGRMSGQPLPDHARPMVQAMAEQEGRVVLRCQPYETFAQPPRHLHRNDQEEPITHWVSSLMSWDASDDARPSP, from the coding sequence ATGCACTTGCTACCGTGGCCCGTTGAACCCTTCACGACCCCAACCGATCGCGACATGCTACCGTCCGAGCGGCGGACCTTCGTCCGGACCCACCGCACCTGCGTCTTCGGCAACGCCCGTCGCCTGGACGGTCCAGCTATGTCTATCGTGTATTACGTGCCGACTGACGGCGATGAGCTGCTCGTTTCCACCATGCGCGGTCGTGCCAAGGCGAAGGCGGTCGCTCGCAACGGCAAGGTGAGCCTGTGCATCCTCGACGAGCGCTGGCCCTTCGCCTATCTTCAAGTCTATTGCGACGCTCGCGTCGAGACCGATCCGGAGCTGGTGGTCGACGTCATGATGGCCGTGGCCGGTCGTATGTCGGGCCAGCCCCTTCCCGATCACGCGCGCCCCATGGTCCAAGCGATGGCGGAGCAGGAGGGCCGGGTCGTCCTCCGCTGCCAGCCCTATGAGACGTTCGCGCAGCCTCCGCGCCATCTCCACCGCAACGACCAAGAGGAGCCGATCACGCACTGGGTGAGCTCGCTCATGTCGTGGGATGCCAGCGACGATGCACGTCCCTCCCCCTGA
- a CDS encoding TetR family transcriptional regulator, with amino-acid sequence MDAALVEFGAKGFTGASTRAIARRANAHQPQINYHFASKRALWNAALEHLFALLGDAMGGVVVPPRTGRRHDVQALADAFAEGIRCFVRFAAAHPELNRIVVHEATAASERLRWMTKRHVRPFYETVRALWRPLRAAGIAAPIDEKLVHYVLVGAASLPYVNAPEARLLTGAEPTDPAWVEAHADALVATLLPGRTERPRAARREVAFARRRRTK; translated from the coding sequence TTGGACGCAGCGCTCGTCGAATTCGGCGCGAAAGGATTCACCGGCGCATCGACGCGAGCCATCGCCCGGCGCGCCAACGCCCACCAGCCGCAGATCAACTACCACTTCGCCTCGAAGCGCGCGCTGTGGAACGCGGCGCTCGAGCACCTCTTCGCTCTGCTTGGCGACGCCATGGGCGGCGTCGTAGTGCCCCCGCGCACCGGCCGGAGGCACGACGTCCAGGCGCTTGCGGATGCGTTCGCCGAGGGTATCCGATGCTTCGTGCGGTTCGCGGCCGCGCACCCTGAGCTGAACCGGATCGTGGTGCACGAGGCGACGGCGGCGAGTGAGCGACTCCGTTGGATGACGAAGCGACACGTGCGGCCGTTCTACGAAACCGTCCGCGCGCTCTGGCGTCCGCTGCGCGCCGCCGGGATCGCGGCGCCCATCGACGAGAAGCTGGTGCACTACGTGCTCGTCGGTGCCGCCTCGCTACCCTACGTCAATGCTCCCGAGGCGCGGCTCCTCACCGGCGCCGAGCCAACCGATCCGGCCTGGGTTGAAGCGCACGCGGATGCCCTGGTGGCGACGTTGCTGCCCGGGCGGACCGAGAGGCCGCGAGCAGCGCGGCGGGAGGTTGCTTTCGCGAGACGCCGTCGGACCAAGTGA